One window from the genome of Magnolia sinica isolate HGM2019 chromosome 4, MsV1, whole genome shotgun sequence encodes:
- the LOC131242027 gene encoding two-component response regulator-like APRR1: MECNGSSPLGRGDHGNNLLDRSKVRILLCDNDCKSLQEVLALLCKCSYQVTPVRTARQVIDALNAEGPEIDIILAEIDLPIAKGLKMLKYIMRDKVLRRIPIIIMSSQDEVSVVVKCLRLGAADYLVKPLRTNELLNLWTHMWRRRRMLGLAEKNILSRDFDLVASDPSDANTNSTTLFSDDTDEKSRRSALPEASMSNHPEHESNVSASVDPSLCNLSELHRNVLVLSDRLGGISSCPKKSELKVGECSAFFTYVKSSVPTNNHPRFGCVDENVAPSKQLITKEKLPLSCTQVGDTEGRNSREEWENYSHGSSFLGGENIPTFSTLERSSSAPVPLYYPQGWNFSQEQLSTSCLHPSNESQVEVPHIPSLTPLPFYLPGMMNQVMMPSSGQLYQGSLHEAPKCTTPAMLPQYNALPQCPHLPMMTPFSYYPVNANLQPGQMHRPYLWPSIASSSSAEVKSVRVERREAALMKFRQKRKDRCFDKKIRYVNRKRLAERRPRLRGQFVRQVNDVDVDHNGLIADDSDEDEEEGEDEEEDALEF; the protein is encoded by the exons TAACTCCTGTGAGGACTGCCAGACAGGTGATCGATGCACTTAATGCAGAGGGACCAGAAATCGACATCATACTCGCCGAAATTGACCTTCCGATAGCCAAAGGCTTGAAGATGTTGAAGTACATCATGCGGGATAAAGTGCTGCGGCGGATTCCCATCATCA TCATGTCTTCTCAGGATGAGGTTTCAGTAGTCGTCAAGTGCTTGAGGCTTGGAGCAGCTGACTATCTTGTGAAGCCTTTACGTACTAATGAGCTGTTGAACTTGTGGACTCACATGTGGAGAAGAAGGCGCATG CTTGGACTGGCAGAGAAGAACATCTTGAGTCGCGACTTTGATTTGGTAGCATCTGACCCCAGTGATGCCAATACAAACAGCACCACCCTGTTCTCAGACGACACGGATGAAAAGTCACGTAGGAGCGCACTTCCAGAGGCCAGCATGTCAAATCATCCAGAACACGAG TCTAATGTCTCTGCTTCTGTGGATCCTTCACTCTGTAATTTGTCAGAACTCCATCGTAATGTGTTGGTTCTTAGTGACCGATTGG GAGGAATTTCATCATGCCCAAAGAAGAGTGAACTCAAGGTTGGGGAGTGTTCAGCATTCTTTACATATGTGAAGTCAAGTGTGCCAACAAACAACCATCCTAGATTTGGTTGTGTAGATGAAAATGTGGCTCCATCAAAACAGTTAATCACCAAAGAGAAACTTCCTTTGTCATGCACGCAAGTAGGTGATACTGAAGGCCGCAATAGCAGAGAAGAATGGGAAAACTACTCTCATGGAAGTAGTTTCTTGGGCGGTGAGAATATTCCCACATTCAGCACTTTGGAGAGGTCTTCTAGTGCGCCTGTGCCTCTGTACTATCCACAAGGATGGAACTTTTCCCAGGAACAACTCTCAACATCATGTTTGCATCCGAGCAATGAAAGCCAAGTTGAAGTTCCACATATTCCATCTCTCACTCCTTTGCCATTTTATTTGCCGGGAATGATGAATCAAGTCATGATGCCATCATCTGGGCAACTGTATCAAGGAAGCCTGCATGAAGCACCAAAGTGCACAACCCCAGCCATGCTTCCTCAATATAATGCTCTTCCACAGTGTCCTCATTTACCTATGATGACACCCTTTTCTTATTACCCAGTCAATGCCAATTTGCAACCAGGTCAAATGCATAGACCTTACCTGTGGCCATCCATTGCAAGCTCATCTTCAGCTGAAGTGAAATCTGTTCGAGTTGAACGAAGAGAGGCAGCGTTGATGAAGTTTAGGCAGAAGAGGAAAGACCGATGTTTTGACAAAAAGATCAGGTATGTCAATCGAAAGCGACTTGCGGAAAGGAGGCCTCGACTTCGAGGGCAATTTGTGAGACAGGTGAATGATgttgatgttgatcataatggACTCATTGCTGATGATTCTGATGAGGATGAAGAAGAGggtgaagatgaggaggaagatgcTTTGGAATTCTGA